The Helicoverpa armigera isolate CAAS_96S chromosome 21, ASM3070526v1, whole genome shotgun sequence sequence ggctgtatctcatgaaccatgatagttagaTGAGTTGAAATATTCATAGATGAAGTATTTCTATTGCcgctgtaacaacaaatactgaaaactagaataaaataaatattttggggagctCCCATACACAAtcgtgattttttttgctcgatatcgataacggcaatagatgcttgaaatattcacagaatatggaatctatttataaatgtaagtaggtattataattatggaactttttaaaaataatagtacggaacccttcgtgcacggatccgactcgcacttggccggtttttttattagccttaggttttattgcttttatttacatatttgcgAGTTGCTTAATTTGATGTGCTAACTGAGTGAAACAAGACGTCCTCGCCTCGCATGCGCGACATTCGACGTGGAAGACgcgcaggggcccgattctcctaattttacttaagcgccattcgattgacgttcgactcgattcgactgacgttcgactcgattcgactgagatccaatcccgactcgattacgattgaagcgtatgtggcattccactattttttctttgaaataaacgtttttatccttttctgtcattcaataatgaatcattttgtctgcaaatgatttacgattgcaaaatgattgtacagcaaactaccgtatagaccaaaatcatcaaaatagcagaccaatcgcacaccaatcaaatgtcaatcgaattcgatttcttttattagtagcagaatgcccgatatggttaaaactgctattacgatcatattgcgattcgatttctactcgattttgacattattaacttaggagaatcggggcccaggtaCGTGCACGGTGGACGACTTGGTGCATTTGCTTGAGGTGGCTGATCGGGAGGGGGGCACCAATGTCACGAGCGACCAGGACCTCACTTACAGTTACCTGTAAAGCTTTTTTcagtaaacaattatttattatttttttgaaaaattgttttgctGAAATGACTTAATTGAATCTTTTGATTTTTAGCCTCATGATCCGCAATATTGAAGAGCTGCCGGAAGGTCGGGGTCTGGAAACTGCTTTGCATCCCAAAAGGATGCGCAGATGGCAACCGTAAGTAGGCTTGCTTGATTAGGAGAGTTATTTGCAATagttttcaaccgacttcccaaaaagggggagattctcaattcgtcaggatcttttttgtttatatatgtTCACTGATGACCCAAAGATGCCTGgatatttaatttctttctagATCAAATGTCCCACCACCTTCATCAGCGTCGCCATCATCGCCATCGAGGTCTGCACGCGCTGCTCCGTCGCCGCATCTATCTCCAGCTTCTCCTCGTCGTCGTCGGCGTCTGCGAGATAAATGTTCCTCCGACCTCATCAATTATGGTAAGTGCCTaccggtttatttttattttacatgccAAAAATGTCTAGTTCCCATTAGAACTGCAACCGATCTATCATTTGTTACAGGAAGTGATGATGACTCTGACAACAGTGATGAGGAAGGGGATATTGTTGCTCCAGTTGTTCCCAGAGTGTGTCGGACCTTGATGGAAACACCCTTGGACCATGACTATGATGTGAATACCGCCGGGGACCCAGCACCAGCCACTCACAGCACACTTGCCGGTGGACTTGAGCCCGCCGATGTCCCCCTTAGGGCGACGGAGCAGCCATGGCGTCTCTATGACTTCAACTGGAGAGAGTTTCCAAACCCTCCTCCCTCACCTGTATCGAGGCGAGAATTTTTTTCCAATATTAATGTCGGTCCGACAACTCCACATGCCGACCCATATGACATTTTCATCGAAATATGGGATCGGCAAATTATGGAGCACATTGCCTCGGAGACGAATAGATACGCTCGGCAGGTGGTATCCCAGATGTGTAACAGTAATCAGCTCTTCCCCAGAAGCCGCATCATCCGTTGGTATGACACCACGGCCGATGAACTATATGTTTATTTCGGCCTTAATCTAGCCATGGGGATTGTGAGTAAATCACGGTTGGAGGAATACTGGGGTTCCACCCCTGACGTATTTCATACTGGGTTTTAGCGCACACATGTCCATCGACCgttttacttattaataaatgtcTGCATTTTAATAACAACGATGACATGCGCTAGACCTGACTACTCCGAGGCCaggttatttaaaattaagccAATACTGGTACACCTAAACCAAAAATTTCAAAGTATGTATACTCCATCGCAGAACCTTGCGCTGGACGAAAGTCTTTTAATGTGGAAAGGCTGGTTGGAAATTTGCCAGCTTATCCCAAATAAAGCAGCCAATAGGGGCATTAAAACTTATGAGATTTGTGAATCTCGAACCGGCTACCTATGGCGGTTTGAGATTCACGCTATAAAGGTCTCAGCCTCAGCACTACGAAAGTCCACTGGACGCGTCTACCCCGGCTATTGTCCTAAAACTAGTCCAAGGACTGGAACACAAGGGGTACACGCTCTGGATGGAcaatttttacaattcgccatgtCTGGCTCGTCGACTCAAGTGTTTGGGCTTTGACTGCGTAGGGACTTTGCGGACAGATCGCAAATTTGTCCCGCAGGTCCTAAACAGCCTAACTAAAACTAATATGCGACGGGGACAGATCGCTGGTCTCAGCTCAGGGGACGTCGATATCATGGTATGGAGAGATAACAGTAGAGTAGCTATGATCTCTACATACCATGGCAACGGCCAACAAACAGTCGGAGAGACCAAACCCATCTTGATATTGGATTACAATATCATGATGGGTGGGTGATAAAAAGACCAGCTTCTGGCCATGTATCCTGTCGAAAGAAAACGTTTAAAGGTGTGGTACAAAAAATTATTTAGGAGACTTCTAAACGTCTCTGTATTAAATTCGTATATCATCCATCAACACACTTCTTCTGTCACTCATCGAAATTTCCGTATGAAACTTGTAAAATCTATTCTATCTAAACATGGGGTGGAATGTCCGCGGATCCCGCCAGCACTCACACAGCATAAAGCGGACGTTAGCCACCGCTTGTCTATGTATCCCAAAGGGAAACATCAGCGGGTTTGCGCGGCTTTGCAAAAAGGTGCTTACGTTCTGTGTTGGCTGCCTCAAAACGGTTTGTATGGAGCCCTGTTTCCTTAAAATACATTCGTAGTTTTAATATATATGaactacactcttttgcaaaaaaacgggcacctatgcgaaatcttagtttttaggactttacgtgtacttcaaagggttttaatgattatagtatgtttctagcatcaaaagagttagccgagcatgcgtgagagtgtattctaaatttgaattttgtacaattgctaagaaattggttaaaaccttgttttggactaattgctggcagaaagttcgtcggtgttttgaaaagtttttgaagtgattttcaggaaaatgataatgtagttttaattaatgattaatgtacttttttgttagatcaatacatttttgaagCTAACTTTCCATGACCATATTTCAACGGTTGCCAAGGAATCCTTTAAAAGGTTAGGGTTTGTACTC is a genomic window containing:
- the LOC110380791 gene encoding uncharacterized protein LOC110380791, which encodes MIRNIEELPEGRGLETALHPKRMRRWQPSNVPPPSSASPSSPSRSARAAPSPHLSPASPRRRRRLRDKCSSDLINYGSDDDSDNSDEEGDIVAPVVPRVCRTLMETPLDHDYDVNTAGDPAPATHSTLAGGLEPADVPLRATEQPWRLYDFNWREFPNPPPSPVSRREFFSNINVGPTTPHADPYDIFIEIWDRQIMEHIASETNRYARQVVSQMCNSNQLFPRSRIIRWYDTTADELYVYFGLNLAMGIVSKSRLEEYWGSTPDVFHTGF